From Haloglomus litoreum, the proteins below share one genomic window:
- a CDS encoding aldehyde dehydrogenase family protein: protein MESGATVDREYGPYIDGSFHDGIEQFEVLNPATNEPVATVWESGPDRVDQAIQSSLRAQPDWAAMDGAERGELLFDLADAIRENRERFARIDTLENGQVLAATKGRTNGVANYFEFFAGVADKVEGETIPVDGDRLDYTLREPLGVTAQIVPWNAPTILAARGFAPALAAGNTVVAKADPKTPLGVLELAELASEVGFPDGVINVVPGDVEETGQPLSGDDRVDGLVFTGSRRGGEAVMKAAAESIVPVMLELGGKSPSLVFPDADVEKALEGTVNVFNNAGQVCFATTRLFVHESIYDEFTDRLVERVEALSVGPGDEDHDIGPLASPEAQDRVATYVDGAVENGARLLAGGEIPREEGNFYAPTVIDRVDDDAAISCEEVFGPVLTVYEFSDEEEALERANDTDYGLYATVWTTDLRRAHRLAGELEAGTVSVNEFPAVPTAAPFGGYKTSGIGREGGLQALEHYTQLKNVIVNLEE from the coding sequence ATGGAGTCCGGAGCCACGGTCGATCGAGAGTACGGTCCGTACATCGACGGCTCGTTCCACGACGGAATCGAGCAGTTCGAGGTACTGAACCCGGCGACGAACGAGCCGGTCGCGACGGTGTGGGAGAGCGGCCCCGACCGCGTCGATCAGGCCATCCAGTCGAGCCTGCGTGCCCAGCCCGACTGGGCGGCCATGGATGGGGCCGAACGGGGCGAACTGCTGTTCGACCTCGCCGATGCCATCCGGGAGAACCGCGAGCGGTTCGCCCGCATCGACACGCTGGAGAACGGGCAGGTGCTCGCGGCCACGAAGGGTCGCACCAACGGCGTCGCGAACTACTTCGAGTTCTTCGCGGGGGTCGCCGACAAGGTCGAGGGCGAGACCATCCCCGTGGACGGTGACCGCCTCGACTACACGCTCCGGGAGCCACTCGGTGTCACCGCCCAGATCGTCCCGTGGAACGCGCCCACCATCCTCGCCGCACGGGGCTTCGCGCCGGCGCTCGCGGCCGGGAACACCGTGGTCGCGAAGGCCGACCCGAAGACGCCGCTGGGCGTGCTGGAGCTCGCGGAACTCGCCTCGGAGGTCGGCTTCCCCGACGGCGTCATCAACGTCGTCCCCGGGGACGTCGAGGAGACCGGCCAGCCCCTCTCCGGCGACGACCGCGTCGACGGGCTGGTGTTCACTGGCTCCCGGCGCGGCGGCGAGGCCGTCATGAAGGCCGCCGCGGAGAGCATCGTCCCGGTGATGCTCGAACTCGGCGGGAAGTCACCGAGCCTCGTCTTCCCGGATGCCGACGTCGAGAAGGCCCTCGAGGGGACGGTGAACGTGTTCAACAACGCTGGGCAGGTCTGTTTCGCCACGACCCGCCTGTTCGTCCACGAGTCGATCTACGACGAGTTCACCGACCGCCTCGTCGAGCGGGTCGAGGCGCTCAGCGTCGGTCCCGGCGACGAGGACCACGACATCGGACCGCTCGCCTCGCCCGAGGCGCAGGACCGCGTCGCCACCTACGTCGACGGCGCCGTCGAGAACGGCGCGCGCCTCCTGGCCGGCGGCGAGATCCCCCGCGAGGAGGGCAACTTCTACGCACCGACCGTCATCGACCGGGTCGACGACGACGCCGCCATCTCCTGCGAGGAGGTGTTCGGCCCCGTCCTCACCGTCTACGAGTTCTCCGACGAGGAGGAGGCCCTCGAACGGGCCAACGACACCGACTACGGCCTCTACGCGACCGTGTGGACGACCGACCTGCGCCGGGCCCACCGGCTGGCGGGCGAGCTGGAGGCCGGGACCGTCTCGGTCAACGAGTTCCCCGCGGTCCCGACGGCGGCCCCCTTCGGCGGCTACAAGACGTCCGGCATCGGCCGCGAGGGTGGCCTGCAGGCGCTCGAACACTACACCCAGCTGAAGAACGTCATCGTCAACCTGGAGGAGTGA
- a CDS encoding Zn-dependent alcohol dehydrogenase: MPVIEAAVLEGPRELNIERVELDEPRSDEVLVDIRAVGVCHTDHARYAGEADIDLPAVLGHEGAGVVEAVGDRVSSVEPGDRVVLSVTTHCGSCGSCDRGEPFLCENDGPVHQGHMLDGTRRLSRDGESLSHFFAQSSFAERAVVPASTAVPIPDDVPLEAAALLGCGASTGIGSVLSTADVDPGSSVAVFGCGGVGMSALLGADAVGTSPLVTVDIAENRLEAAADLGATHTVNSAEEDPVERIEALTDGGPDYTFECIGNQQVQEQALASARSGGTAVMVGGAHGEERLGVHPRRDLLPGGKTIIGSVAGSLRPHYDIPRYARMYADGHLDLDALVTHTYDLDELDTAFERMEAGEGIRGVVTFD, encoded by the coding sequence ATGCCGGTGATCGAGGCAGCCGTACTGGAAGGACCGCGTGAACTCAACATCGAACGGGTCGAGCTGGACGAACCCCGGTCGGACGAGGTACTGGTCGACATCCGTGCCGTGGGCGTCTGCCACACCGACCACGCCAGGTACGCCGGGGAGGCCGACATCGACCTCCCGGCCGTCCTCGGCCACGAGGGGGCGGGCGTCGTCGAGGCGGTCGGCGACCGCGTCAGCAGCGTCGAGCCCGGGGACCGGGTCGTCCTCTCGGTGACGACCCACTGTGGCTCCTGTGGCTCCTGCGACCGGGGCGAACCGTTCCTCTGTGAGAACGACGGGCCCGTCCACCAGGGCCACATGCTGGACGGTACGCGCCGGCTGTCACGGGACGGCGAGTCGCTCTCGCACTTCTTCGCCCAGTCGTCGTTCGCCGAGCGGGCGGTCGTCCCGGCGTCGACGGCGGTCCCCATCCCCGACGACGTGCCGCTGGAGGCGGCCGCGCTGCTGGGCTGTGGCGCCTCGACCGGCATCGGCTCCGTGCTGTCGACGGCGGACGTGGACCCGGGGAGTTCGGTCGCGGTCTTCGGCTGTGGCGGGGTCGGTATGAGCGCGCTGCTCGGGGCCGACGCGGTCGGGACCTCGCCGCTCGTCACCGTCGACATCGCCGAGAACAGACTCGAGGCCGCGGCCGACCTCGGCGCGACCCACACGGTCAACTCCGCCGAGGAGGACCCGGTCGAGCGCATCGAGGCGCTGACCGACGGCGGCCCCGACTACACCTTCGAGTGCATCGGGAACCAGCAGGTGCAGGAACAGGCGCTCGCCAGCGCCCGCTCGGGCGGGACGGCCGTCATGGTCGGCGGCGCCCACGGCGAGGAGCGCCTCGGAGTCCACCCCCGGCGGGACCTCCTCCCCGGAGGCAAGACCATCATCGGGAGCGTGGCCGGCTCGCTCCGCCCCCACTACGACATCCCGCGGTACGCCCGGATGTACGCCGACGGGCACCTCGATCTCGACGCGCTGGTCACCCACACCTACGACCTCGACGAGCTGGACACGGCGTTCGAGCGGATGGAGGCCGGCGAGGGCATCCGCGGCGTCGTCACCTTCGACTGA
- a CDS encoding MBL fold metallo-hydrolase: MPTPEHAVSSSPAVRELLPHVHEVTWHAPGEPPASLRGRHHRSYLLDFPDDVPTLVDTSMPAQADRLLAGIEQVGVEPERLLITHRHLDHVGGIDAVVDRYDPTVWYPAEEEITSRDVVATPPDHEFTHEESIGRFTAVHVPGHTPGNYAFVDEAAGVAVFGDTMVGSDRRGFRPGRLVHPPASPGDGHDVEISAGLVRLLDYEFDVALLSHGVSVFEDASAKLYRYLWDDLRYLDVEPRVTYADDAFPVPPDRTDWECGPD, translated from the coding sequence ATGCCCACGCCCGAGCACGCCGTGTCGTCGTCGCCGGCGGTCCGCGAACTCCTGCCCCACGTCCACGAGGTCACCTGGCACGCCCCCGGCGAACCGCCCGCATCGCTCCGGGGCCGTCACCACCGCTCGTACCTCCTCGACTTCCCGGACGACGTGCCGACGCTGGTCGACACGTCGATGCCGGCCCAGGCCGACCGGCTGCTGGCCGGCATCGAGCAGGTCGGGGTCGAACCCGAGCGGCTCCTCATCACCCACCGCCACCTCGATCACGTCGGCGGCATCGACGCCGTCGTCGACCGCTACGACCCCACGGTCTGGTACCCCGCCGAGGAGGAGATCACCTCTCGGGACGTGGTGGCGACGCCGCCGGACCACGAGTTCACCCACGAGGAGTCCATCGGCCGGTTCACCGCCGTCCACGTCCCCGGCCACACGCCCGGCAACTACGCCTTCGTCGACGAGGCCGCCGGCGTCGCGGTGTTCGGTGACACCATGGTCGGGTCGGACCGCCGCGGGTTCCGGCCCGGAAGGCTCGTCCACCCCCCGGCCTCGCCGGGCGACGGCCACGACGTCGAGATCTCGGCGGGGCTGGTCCGGCTCCTCGATTACGAGTTCGACGTCGCGCTACTGAGCCACGGCGTCTCCGTGTTCGAGGACGCCAGCGCGAAACTGTACCGCTACCTCTGGGACGACCTCCGCTATCTCGACGTCGAGCCGCGGGTCACCTACGCCGACGACGCGTTCCCGGTCCCCCCCGACCGAACCGACTGGGAGTGCGGGCCCGACTGA
- a CDS encoding NAD(P)/FAD-dependent oxidoreductase, with protein sequence MSSIVVVGGGIIGTGIAYYLRDSDHRVTLVEKNQLGSGTSRYSTAMFGWHFPHPADYLFRRRSWAGWRDVLEQTDLEHHTVGNVRVARSQEALSELRETVAVQQSYGIETRMISPEEAAEYGIDPDAIEGAMHSPREGYVNQQGFMEFYAERAQEHGVEVLTGTEVHDVTTEDGAVTGVETEAGHIDADVVVNAAGPWSPRLNDMVEVSLPLKHSRAQIMVLQADAPHGFPFIDLEGDHYFRPESETKMLAGRHGPPFHQIGELDPDHAHDIQEEFRLSVIDQIETVVPGLQETEVINDWVGIRTVTPDGRPVLGPTSVEGFVVATGMSGSGVSQHAAVAKTLSQYFRTGEASDTLRYHAPSRFRGQSGTEAQLGPTGPTHPQ encoded by the coding sequence GTGAGTTCTATCGTCGTGGTAGGCGGCGGTATCATCGGGACCGGTATCGCCTACTACCTCAGAGACTCCGACCATCGAGTGACGCTCGTCGAGAAGAACCAGCTCGGGTCGGGCACGTCCCGGTACTCCACGGCCATGTTCGGCTGGCACTTCCCCCACCCGGCCGACTACCTGTTCCGGCGCCGGAGCTGGGCGGGGTGGCGCGACGTCCTCGAGCAGACGGACCTCGAACACCACACCGTCGGGAACGTCAGGGTCGCCCGGTCCCAGGAGGCCCTGTCCGAACTCCGTGAGACGGTCGCGGTCCAGCAGTCCTACGGCATCGAGACACGGATGATCTCGCCCGAGGAGGCCGCCGAGTACGGCATCGACCCCGACGCCATCGAGGGTGCCATGCACTCCCCCCGCGAGGGGTACGTGAACCAGCAGGGGTTCATGGAGTTCTACGCCGAGCGCGCCCAGGAGCACGGCGTGGAGGTGCTGACCGGGACCGAGGTCCACGACGTGACCACCGAGGACGGCGCGGTCACGGGCGTCGAGACCGAGGCGGGGCACATCGACGCGGACGTCGTGGTGAACGCTGCGGGGCCCTGGTCGCCGCGGCTGAACGACATGGTGGAGGTCTCGCTGCCGCTGAAGCACTCGCGGGCACAGATCATGGTCCTGCAGGCGGACGCCCCCCACGGCTTCCCGTTCATCGACCTCGAGGGGGACCACTACTTCCGGCCGGAGAGCGAGACGAAGATGCTCGCCGGCCGCCACGGGCCGCCGTTCCACCAGATCGGCGAACTCGACCCCGACCACGCCCACGACATCCAGGAGGAGTTCCGGCTCTCGGTCATCGACCAGATCGAGACCGTCGTCCCGGGACTGCAGGAGACCGAGGTCATCAACGACTGGGTCGGCATCCGGACGGTCACCCCGGACGGGCGGCCGGTGCTGGGTCCGACGTCTGTCGAGGGGTTCGTCGTCGCCACCGGCATGAGCGGCTCCGGCGTCTCACAGCACGCCGCGGTCGCGAAGACGCTCTCGCAGTACTTCCGGACCGGCGAGGCCTCGGACACGCTCCGGTACCACGCCCCGTCCCGGTTCCGGGGCCAGTCGGGGACGGAGGCCCAGCTGGGGCCGACGGGCCCGACTCATCCACAGTAG
- a CDS encoding IclR family transcriptional regulator, with protein sequence MSQDERSQVKTAGTTLRLLETLKELDGAGVTEVAEHLGMSKSNVYKYLSTLEQHEYVVKRGTEYHLGLKLLDLGGFVRDNRELYQVSVPEIKRLAAEHNETANLQVEEYGRIVMLINVTSDESVNIHAHAGMRLNMHTTGSGKAMLAYLPDERVDEIIEQHGLPELTENTITDREELLQELETIRERGYAFTTGEAIPGLRSVAVPITASDGAVLGAISVTGPARRLEGERFESEIPEQLVRTKNVIELNHSA encoded by the coding sequence ATGTCGCAGGACGAACGGAGCCAGGTCAAGACGGCGGGGACCACGCTCCGGCTGCTCGAGACGCTGAAGGAACTCGACGGGGCCGGAGTGACCGAGGTCGCGGAGCACCTCGGGATGTCGAAGAGTAACGTCTACAAGTACCTGAGCACCCTCGAACAGCACGAGTACGTCGTCAAGCGCGGGACCGAGTACCACCTCGGGCTGAAGCTCCTCGACCTCGGGGGGTTCGTCCGGGACAACCGGGAGCTCTACCAGGTCTCGGTGCCTGAGATCAAGCGGCTGGCGGCCGAACACAACGAGACGGCCAACCTGCAGGTCGAGGAGTACGGCCGCATCGTGATGCTCATCAACGTCACCAGCGACGAGTCGGTGAACATCCACGCCCACGCGGGGATGCGGCTCAACATGCACACCACCGGGAGCGGCAAGGCGATGCTGGCGTACCTGCCCGACGAGCGGGTCGACGAGATCATCGAGCAGCACGGCCTCCCGGAGCTGACGGAGAACACCATCACGGACCGCGAGGAGCTACTCCAGGAGCTGGAGACCATCCGGGAGCGCGGCTACGCGTTCACCACCGGGGAGGCGATTCCGGGGCTCCGGAGCGTCGCGGTCCCCATCACGGCGAGCGACGGGGCCGTGCTCGGGGCCATCAGCGTGACCGGCCCGGCCCGACGGCTCGAGGGCGAGCGGTTCGAGTCCGAGATCCCCGAACAGCTGGTCCGGACGAAGAACGTCATCGAGCTCAACCACTCGGCCTGA
- the kdgK1 gene encoding bifunctional 2-dehydro-3-deoxygluconokinase/2-dehydro-3-deoxygalactonokinase, whose translation MTGLVTFGETMLRYAPPRGKRFENADAFAVHVGGAESNVAVAAARLGCEATWLSKLPDTPFGRRVERTLRGQGVTPEVAWADEGRLGVYYLEPGADPRGASVHYDRADAAVRTATPDELATDRLADADAVCTTGITPALSGTLADTTRSLLETAREAGATTAFDANYRSKLWEPDEARETLTDLLGLVDVLFVAERDAATVFDRTGDAETVGRAFRDAYGHEAVVVTRGAEGAVAVTDDGVHEQPAFDTETVDPVGSGDAFVGGYLARWLDDGDVPRALAYGAATAAVKRTLDGDMALVSRPEVEAVLSGDARISR comes from the coding sequence ATGACCGGCCTCGTCACGTTCGGGGAGACGATGCTGCGGTACGCGCCGCCGCGCGGCAAGCGGTTCGAGAACGCCGACGCGTTCGCGGTCCACGTCGGCGGCGCCGAGAGCAACGTCGCGGTCGCGGCCGCGCGCCTCGGCTGCGAGGCGACCTGGCTCTCGAAGCTCCCGGATACGCCGTTCGGCCGCCGCGTCGAACGGACCCTCCGCGGCCAGGGCGTCACCCCGGAGGTCGCCTGGGCCGACGAGGGTCGGCTCGGCGTCTACTATCTGGAGCCGGGCGCCGACCCCCGGGGTGCGAGCGTCCACTACGACCGCGCGGACGCGGCCGTCCGGACCGCGACGCCCGACGAGCTGGCCACCGACCGCCTCGCCGACGCCGACGCCGTCTGCACGACCGGCATCACGCCGGCGCTCTCCGGGACGCTCGCGGACACCACCCGCTCGCTCCTCGAGACCGCGCGCGAGGCCGGCGCGACCACCGCGTTCGACGCCAACTACCGGTCGAAGCTCTGGGAGCCGGACGAGGCCCGCGAGACCCTGACCGACCTGCTCGGGCTGGTCGACGTGCTGTTCGTGGCCGAGCGCGACGCGGCGACGGTGTTCGACCGGACCGGCGACGCCGAGACCGTCGGCCGCGCGTTCCGCGACGCGTACGGCCACGAGGCGGTGGTCGTGACCCGCGGTGCCGAGGGGGCCGTCGCGGTCACCGACGACGGCGTCCACGAGCAGCCGGCGTTCGACACCGAGACGGTCGACCCGGTCGGGTCCGGGGACGCCTTCGTCGGCGGCTACCTCGCCCGCTGGCTCGACGACGGCGACGTGCCCCGGGCGCTCGCGTACGGCGCCGCGACGGCGGCGGTCAAGCGCACCCTCGACGGGGACATGGCGCTCGTCTCCCGGCCGGAGGTCGAGGCCGTTCTTTCCGGAGACGCCAGGATCTCTCGATAA
- a CDS encoding aldehyde dehydrogenase family protein, whose protein sequence is MAAHPAPNRDELHIAGAWRPAEDHIVVSDLADGGTFAEVAAASPADAEDALAAAEAAEPAMRETTIVQRANWLTAIADGIEARESELAEVIVREAGKPISSARGEVAAAAERFRRAAEEARDLQGDYVEGTTAGHEGWRAVVRPEPVGTVLCITPYNYPLSTTALQVAPALAAGNAVILKPATKTPVSGAILAEIIVEAAPDLPDGAFGFVPGRASEIGDVLAADDRLNAIAMTGSSGAGKHVAEVSGMVELHMELGGNAPAVVFPDADLDAAASAVTKGSFKYAGQRCSAVSRALVHEDVHDEVVERIEAEMDDWVPGDLFDPDTKLGPLISESQAEWVEELVADAVERGATLVRGGERDGRVFEPTLLADVPHDARIVHEEQFGPVAVVAPVADEAEALAVANGGDLGLDAAVFTADYDRAMRVAERLEAGGVRINGAPSHGLGDIPFGGVKDSGIGREGIGHTIEAFLTTKSIVL, encoded by the coding sequence ATGGCCGCACACCCAGCACCGAACCGAGACGAGCTCCACATCGCGGGCGCCTGGCGGCCCGCCGAGGACCACATCGTCGTATCGGACCTCGCCGACGGCGGGACGTTCGCCGAGGTCGCTGCCGCGTCGCCCGCCGACGCAGAGGACGCGCTCGCCGCCGCGGAGGCCGCGGAGCCCGCGATGCGCGAGACCACCATCGTCCAGCGCGCGAACTGGCTGACCGCCATCGCCGACGGCATCGAGGCCCGCGAGTCGGAACTCGCGGAGGTCATCGTCCGCGAGGCGGGCAAGCCCATCAGCAGCGCGCGCGGGGAGGTCGCCGCGGCCGCCGAGCGCTTCCGCCGCGCTGCCGAGGAGGCCCGCGACCTGCAGGGCGACTACGTCGAGGGCACCACGGCGGGCCACGAGGGCTGGCGCGCCGTCGTCCGGCCCGAACCGGTCGGGACCGTCCTCTGCATCACGCCGTACAACTACCCCCTCTCGACGACCGCGCTGCAGGTCGCGCCGGCGCTGGCGGCGGGCAACGCCGTCATCCTGAAGCCGGCGACGAAGACGCCGGTCAGCGGCGCCATCCTCGCCGAGATCATCGTCGAGGCCGCGCCGGACCTCCCGGACGGCGCCTTCGGGTTCGTCCCCGGTCGCGCCAGCGAGATCGGCGACGTCCTCGCCGCCGACGACCGGCTGAACGCCATCGCCATGACGGGCTCGTCGGGCGCCGGCAAGCACGTCGCCGAGGTCAGCGGGATGGTCGAGCTCCACATGGAGCTGGGCGGGAACGCGCCCGCCGTCGTCTTCCCGGACGCCGACCTCGACGCGGCCGCGAGCGCGGTCACGAAGGGCTCGTTCAAGTACGCCGGCCAGCGCTGCTCGGCCGTCTCGCGCGCGCTCGTCCACGAGGACGTCCACGACGAGGTGGTCGAGCGCATCGAGGCCGAGATGGACGACTGGGTGCCGGGCGACCTGTTCGACCCCGACACGAAGCTCGGGCCGCTCATCTCGGAGAGCCAGGCCGAGTGGGTCGAAGAACTCGTCGCGGACGCCGTCGAACGCGGGGCGACGCTCGTCCGCGGCGGCGAGCGCGACGGCCGCGTCTTCGAGCCGACGCTGCTCGCCGACGTGCCCCACGACGCCCGCATCGTCCACGAGGAGCAGTTCGGCCCGGTGGCCGTCGTCGCGCCCGTCGCCGACGAGGCCGAGGCCCTCGCGGTCGCCAACGGCGGCGACCTCGGGCTCGATGCCGCCGTCTTCACCGCCGACTACGACCGCGCGATGCGGGTCGCCGAGCGGCTCGAGGCCGGCGGCGTCCGCATCAACGGCGCCCCGAGCCACGGGCTGGGCGACATCCCGTTCGGCGGCGTGAAGGACTCGGGCATCGGCCGCGAGGGTATCGGCCACACCATCGAAGCCTTCCTGACCACGAAGAGCATCGTGCTCTGA
- the pyk gene encoding pyruvate kinase, whose product MPRAKVVCTLGPASDDRGTIADLVEAGMSVARLNASHGTTDHRATLIDRVRAVSDELGEPVATMLDVSGPEIRTAPLDEPVHIREGEERRLVPGEVVDDEVIGLSGSVAAAEPGDRVLLDDGRIETTVRRVEGDAVVVAVDSGGDLGGRKGVNVPGVDLGLESVTEADHEELRLAAEADVAYVAASFVGAAADVYAVDEVLESYGADIPIVAKIERADAVANLDGILAAADGVMVARGDLGVECPLEEVPLIQKRIIRKAREAGVPVITATEMLDSMIHARRPTRAEASDVANAVLDGTDAVMLSGETAIGDHPVRVVETMARIVEDVEASGEYAESREQRVPPAGDTRTDAIARSARYLARDVDASAVVTVTESGYTAGKVAKYRPAVPVVAVTPDEAVRRRLALPWGITPRRLPFPDGGAAELIERAATAAIDAGVADSGDTVVVLAGMMTDLEGANTTNTLKVHLAAEILASGRGINAGRAAGPVVHAPDGDLADAPADAVVVLPDSFDGDLRGDLSAIAAIVAGDRGMTSYPAMIARELGVPMVGGVTPAVPDGTVVTVDGDRGVVYESDVDER is encoded by the coding sequence ATGCCCCGAGCCAAGGTGGTCTGTACGCTCGGTCCCGCCTCCGACGACCGCGGGACCATCGCCGACCTCGTCGAGGCCGGGATGTCCGTCGCGCGGCTGAACGCCAGCCACGGCACGACCGACCACCGGGCGACGCTCATCGACCGGGTCCGCGCGGTGAGCGACGAGCTCGGCGAGCCGGTCGCGACGATGCTGGACGTGTCGGGTCCCGAGATACGCACGGCCCCCCTGGACGAGCCCGTCCACATCCGCGAGGGCGAGGAACGCCGGCTCGTCCCGGGCGAGGTCGTGGACGACGAGGTGATCGGCCTCTCGGGCTCGGTCGCCGCCGCCGAGCCGGGCGACCGCGTCCTGCTGGACGACGGCCGCATCGAGACGACCGTCCGGCGCGTCGAGGGCGACGCCGTCGTCGTCGCCGTCGATTCGGGCGGCGACCTGGGTGGGCGCAAGGGGGTCAACGTCCCCGGCGTCGACCTCGGACTGGAGTCCGTCACCGAGGCCGACCACGAGGAGCTGCGGCTGGCCGCCGAGGCCGACGTGGCCTACGTCGCCGCCAGCTTCGTCGGTGCCGCCGCGGACGTCTACGCCGTCGACGAGGTGCTGGAGTCGTACGGCGCCGACATCCCCATCGTCGCGAAGATCGAGCGCGCCGACGCCGTCGCGAACCTCGACGGGATCCTCGCGGCGGCCGACGGCGTGATGGTCGCCCGCGGCGACCTCGGGGTCGAGTGTCCCCTGGAGGAGGTGCCCCTCATCCAGAAGCGGATCATCCGGAAGGCCCGCGAGGCCGGGGTCCCCGTCATCACCGCGACGGAGATGCTGGACTCGATGATCCACGCCCGGCGGCCGACCCGCGCCGAGGCCTCCGACGTCGCCAACGCCGTCCTCGACGGCACCGACGCGGTGATGCTGTCGGGCGAGACCGCCATCGGCGACCACCCCGTCCGCGTCGTGGAGACGATGGCCCGCATCGTCGAGGACGTCGAGGCCAGCGGGGAGTACGCCGAGTCCCGCGAGCAGCGCGTCCCGCCCGCCGGCGACACCCGGACCGACGCCATCGCGCGGTCGGCGCGCTACCTCGCCCGCGACGTGGACGCCAGCGCCGTCGTCACCGTCACCGAGTCCGGCTACACCGCGGGCAAGGTCGCGAAGTACCGCCCCGCGGTGCCCGTCGTCGCGGTGACGCCCGACGAGGCGGTCCGGCGCCGGCTCGCGCTCCCCTGGGGCATCACTCCCCGCCGCCTCCCGTTCCCGGACGGCGGCGCGGCCGAACTCATCGAGCGTGCCGCGACCGCTGCCATCGACGCCGGCGTCGCCGACAGCGGCGACACCGTGGTCGTGCTCGCGGGGATGATGACCGACCTGGAGGGCGCCAACACCACGAACACTCTGAAGGTCCACCTCGCCGCCGAGATCCTCGCGAGCGGGCGCGGCATCAACGCCGGCCGGGCCGCCGGGCCCGTCGTCCACGCCCCCGACGGCGACCTCGCGGACGCGCCGGCGGACGCGGTCGTGGTCCTCCCCGACTCGTTCGACGGTGACCTCCGCGGTGACCTCTCGGCCATCGCGGCCATCGTCGCCGGCGACCGCGGGATGACGAGCTACCCGGCGATGATCGCTCGGGAACTCGGCGTTCCGATGGTCGGCGGCGTGACGCCGGCCGTCCCCGACGGCACCGTCGTCACCGTGGACGGCGATCGCGGCGTGGTCTACGAGTCCGACGTGGACGAGCGCTAG
- a CDS encoding Cdc6/Cdc18 family protein yields MDLKTRIRRRQRSGADSPVVRDYEAISPVAHVEEPTGRGPAMEQLLDYLDPVFDAQLPTDAYVWGPAGSGKSAVITALFAHLSRLLSGSATVIHTSTRAQSAETPAFVYVDARRSDSAFGLYHAVLDGMLDESVPRHGVGTETIRDRLVDHLRPVQRRAVVVVDHVNETGGLDLATLAETFSVVDDSLACVAVGRDHPDDLSDALRPPERIEMPSYERHALVDLLTARASDGLSQGAIDHEQIRRLADWAEGDAHDALAALFGAADLADMAGYDRVREQDLTDGMNAVPRPSAPLGRVHTLPANRQLVLRRLVDLDDSQTGSVDDTAAAITEARGVDLSAGTVKRFLYELAETGVVQRVTAPATSSAGRPPSRLEPRFPTLVFRRLYDLEHG; encoded by the coding sequence ATGGACCTGAAGACACGCATCCGACGGCGCCAGCGCTCCGGTGCCGACTCCCCGGTCGTCCGCGACTACGAGGCGATCAGCCCGGTCGCCCACGTCGAGGAGCCGACCGGCCGGGGGCCGGCCATGGAGCAGCTGCTCGACTACCTCGACCCCGTGTTCGATGCCCAGCTCCCCACCGACGCGTACGTCTGGGGGCCAGCCGGGTCGGGGAAGTCGGCGGTCATCACGGCCCTGTTCGCACACCTGTCGCGGCTCCTCTCCGGGTCGGCGACGGTCATCCACACGAGCACGCGGGCCCAGAGCGCGGAGACGCCGGCGTTCGTCTACGTCGACGCCCGCCGCTCGGACTCGGCGTTCGGCCTCTACCACGCCGTCCTCGACGGGATGCTCGACGAGTCGGTCCCCCGACACGGGGTCGGGACCGAGACCATCCGCGACCGGCTGGTCGACCACCTCCGCCCGGTCCAGCGCCGTGCGGTCGTCGTGGTCGACCACGTCAACGAGACCGGTGGCCTGGATCTGGCCACCCTGGCCGAGACGTTCTCGGTCGTCGATGACTCGCTGGCCTGCGTCGCCGTCGGCCGGGACCACCCGGACGACCTCTCGGACGCGTTGCGCCCGCCCGAGCGCATCGAGATGCCCAGCTACGAGCGCCACGCGCTGGTCGACCTGCTGACCGCGCGGGCCTCCGACGGGCTCTCGCAGGGCGCGATCGACCACGAGCAGATCCGCCGGCTCGCCGACTGGGCCGAGGGGGACGCCCACGACGCGCTCGCGGCGCTGTTCGGCGCGGCCGACCTCGCCGACATGGCCGGCTACGACCGCGTCCGCGAGCAGGACCTCACCGACGGGATGAACGCGGTCCCCCGGCCGTCGGCGCCGCTGGGCCGGGTCCACACCCTGCCGGCCAACCGGCAGCTGGTGCTCCGGCGGCTGGTCGACCTCGACGACTCACAGACCGGCTCGGTCGACGACACCGCCGCCGCCATCACCGAGGCCCGCGGCGTCGACCTCTCGGCGGGGACGGTCAAGCGCTTCCTCTACGAACTCGCCGAGACCGGCGTGGTCCAGCGCGTGACCGCACCGGCCACCAGCAGCGCCGGGCGGCCGCCGAGCCGGCTGGAGCCGCGCTTCCCGACGCTGGTGTTCCGGCGACTGTACGACCTCGAACACGGCTGA